A window of Cuculus canorus isolate bCucCan1 chromosome 20, bCucCan1.pri, whole genome shotgun sequence genomic DNA:
GGTGAAGGGTTTATAGACTAAGGAAAGCTACAGAACTCAAATGTGATCAAAGCTTGATCTTTTGGGGTTTTAAGGCTTTAATTTTGAACTTTATTTTAAGACTGTAATTTTTATGCACGTGCTGATGCTGCTATTTTATCCAGACTGCTTCTAAACTTGGGATTAGAAGCTTCATCTCTACAGCTGGACAACAGGTGAGAGACTGCACTGGAAAGGCGAACACCACTGTTTTGGTGGCTGCTGGCCGTGTGGACTCTTGTGTGTAATCGGGAATTTCACTCTTGCACTCAGAGGGTGAAAAACCGGTGACATCATTCCACCAAAATAAATGTCAGTATTTTCCCTTGAGCTTGGTGGGGCCTGAAAATGCCCCTGGGAAGCCAACGGGGTTGGGTTCTTATTTTATAGTAGTTAAATAAAGGACACAATTCAATTTGGTTCCTCCATATAACCGTCTTACTGTCTGGTTTAGGTTAATCCTGAGGGCTTGGGGCTTTCAGTGCCCTAATTGATTGTGCAAGGGGATATATGTGTGAGCATTGTTGGTAGTGACTGGTGTTCCCGTTCTGTTTACTGCGATCTGTTTGGTGGTTCCCGGTGGTTTTTTTGGCAGGATTTTCCTGCTGGTGCCTTCtgctccctgtccccagcctgCCATCTCCCCTCGCACATCCTCAGCCACCCCGAGATGCCCAGAAGCAGTCACCAGCCTGGgatctgccccacatctcacTTGTAAATACTGGCAAACTGGGAAATGGTATCACATCTGATGGGTTTTGGTAAGGAGACCTTGAATGTCTAAAGCAGGCTGAGGGTTTTTATCCTGTAAAGGTCACTGCTGTGGGCCTGGGCTCCGTGTTGCTCGCATCCAGGTGGGAAACGCTGCCTGCGTTTGTGCATCTGCCGGCCCTGCTGTGTTCTCAGCATCCTCCAAGAGCCTGAGGCTCGGCTTTGGCCCTGTGCCGCGATCCATCCCGCGGGCTGGCACATGTGAGCGCAGGATGGGCCCTGCTGCCTTGTAAGGAAGATGTAAGCACCCGGTGAAAGGGAGTGAAAACTGGGATGGCGACTTGGCAAGTCTGAGAGCACAGGGGGGCTCTGCGAATGCAGGAGGAGGTTGGTTGCATGGGGAGCGAACGGAAGTGAAAAGGGATCTCTGAGGAAAGGAATCATCgagtgggttgggttggggGGGGTACCTtaaagcctgtccagttccaacccccatcacgttggatggggcttgaagccccCTGACCCAGTGTCCCTgctatggcagggggtgggactgggtgggctttgaagtccctccaacccaaaccattctattccatgattatttgttattttttcattgccTTAGACGCTAGAAGCAAGCGCACAGCAGACTGGGTTTTCTGAGAGATCAAGTGTCACAtctcaatgtattttctttatcattGTTTTGGGGGTGGGTAAGTCAGGCCTGTCCTCTGCTGGTTGCCGGGGCATCAATTGCAGATCTTGTTTGTGTCCTGTTGGGtggtgctttgctttttgcatCTTGCAGGTGAGAGAAATCTGAGTGTCAAAGCTACAAGTTCCCCTGGAAACCAGTGCCGGGGATGCTGCTGGTCAGTTATGGGTTGGCAGCGGGTCCGGTCAGGGTGCAGCCAGCGTGAGCACCGGCACAGGCTGCGGCGTTTCCCCTCAGAGAGAGGGTAGGGGTGGAGATGGACAGTGTGGCAGCTTTGGGAATCTTCTTGCATGTCCTTGcaagaggaggtggaggggagaccttattgctctctgtaactccctggaaggaggttgtagcgaggtgggtgctgggctcttctcccaagtgacaagggacaggatgagaggaaatggcctcatgtTGTGCCGAAGGCAATGGCAGGGAAGGCAGGGTCCTTTCTGCCCGGAGGGGATCTCAATGTAGAAACATTTCCAAAGGAAGGAGGATggtgctgcagtgctggggggTCCAGCAGGAAAACTGGAGGCTGGCAAAAGGTACTGGAGTTTATGTGTAGCTGTAACTTAGTTTGGGTATCAGACTTCCTCACTTCACCAGGGCACCTTTACAGTGGTGTTTGAGCAAAGCAGTGGAAGgaagagatttcttttccagcccagaACTTCCTACACAAAACCTCCCGATCTGAATTAACCCGGATTATCCCACAACCTTTTTTCTGAATGCAGCCTCCCACGGgactggggaaagaaaggagctCAAGAGTTGCTGCCTTTCATGTTCCCTTCCCTGGAGGAAAGCCACGGATGCTCAGAGTTGTTGCTAGCAAATGCCCAGGCCCTCAGGCAGTAACCTCAACCATCAGGCAAAGCGGTCTAAAAAAGGTGTgaattcaagaaaaaacaaactgcgACTTCTGAGAATGTAATTGGGATCCTCTGTGCCgtaattttgctgctgtttgattTATAGGCCTGTTCAGTTGGTATTTGAGTCTCTTGTTACACTTGTTGTTAATATCCGAGTCTGTACGTACTCTGCTAAGACTCCAGCATGATGGATATGCACTCAGTGCTGTAATGGCACGGGGCCATTACACTGTAAATATGTACCATGAATAGAGAGGCtattttttgcatgcttttgtACTCTAGAACCGAAGCGAAAATGACAATAAAGTCCACAGAAACGACATTCAGTGTAAGTGCAGTTCCTGACAGGGTGCGTGCTGCTGGCTCTCGCGTGCTCTCTGCTGTTCAAGCCCTCTCTGTGCTTTTAGCTGCACCAAGAAGTTCTCACAGCGTTTCCACCGCTCCTTCTGTCCCTGCCCTTTTCCCGATGGGCTTTCCCCTGGACAGAGGCTCAGTGACCTATTGTGCTTCGGAACCACTCCACGAACCGCTACAGCATCTTGCTGTAATGTGATCTGTGGCCCAGTTCTCTTGCTTTAATTGTGTTTGCTTCCAAAGAAAGGTgcaatttgctttgaaaaatgtgaGCTGGACGCCTCTGTTCTGCACCCCATTTGTTCAGTGCAGGGGTGCAGCCCCAGGGCAGTTCCTTTCCCTCAATCCCACCCAGGCACATGGTGTCTGATGTGTAAATGCATCGAGCAGAGCAGCCACAAACCCGTCTAGGATAATCCACATCACCGGGGCTGCCTCGCGCACTGTCTCCCTGCCAGGTGATCCCTATTTTTCTTGGCAGAGGCAGTTTCTCCAGGCTGTgttttgggaagagggaggctCTTGCTTTGTCTGGGCCAGCCAAAATCCCtgtgaaagaacattttttggcataacagggatttttttcatcattataATGGGATGGTGTTGCAGGAGCATCTCCTGCGCTGCCGGACCCTActgcaggatggggacaggggcaGCAGTGAGGGAGCTGAGACCAACACCCCTGCACAAGCCCAGAGCTCATCATCAGAAATCAGTTTGCTCTGTGAGGGTTTGCTCAGTGCAGTGCATGTTTCAAGATAACGGTGTTAGCGAGCTCTCTGTATGGAACCTTCAGGAGCCAGAAAAGCAAGAATTGCAACTTctgttttatgcttttaatcCACTTTTTTATTGTAGTAACTTCTAATTATTCACAAGTTTAATGTCTTTCAAACATCTATGCCAGTAAAGCAGAAGTTAGTGCTGATCTTCCATGATACATCCCTACAGGAGATACCGAACCTGCGGAGGCCAAAAGAAAGGTGCAGGCAGGCTGGAATGTATTTGGAATCAAGTACAGAGAGAATTAGCTTCTCCAGAGAGCTCAGCATAGCTGTCAGTCTTTCAACATCTgattaaacacaaataaaatgaactTGTGCCAAACAGCAAAGGCTGCCACTggacaacaaaaacaaaccagaaaatacaCACAAGGTAACAAAGAGTTAAAGGAGAGGAAAGTGATGGAGCGGCTCCTTTCCTGCAGTGGGCTCTGGACCGTCGCTGCATGGGGCAGGATGCTCTCCTCACTGAAAGGAAGCTCTAACTGCCTGTTTGCAAACACGGGCAGAGTGGGAACTGACCCCAGCGTTTCAGAAATGGGGTTGAAATTCAGTACTGAGGCAAAGAGATCTCTCTCATCAGAGCCTCGATGACAGTCTTGCCCTCTGGAATTCCTCACCTTTCGCTTTTAGACCTTGGTGAAGAGCTCCTCAGCCGCCACAAGGCCCTGCCTGTGCAAATCGGCTCCAGCAGGAAGCGGGTATCAGTCCGGATGTCCTTGCCCACAGAAACATTGGCTGAACTGGGATCTAACTGGAAACTCACTCGGACGTTCTTACAGgattggttttaaaataatcaaaacaaacaaccGCTGCATTGTGTGAGGGATACTCGCAGCAAAGTTACCCAACTCCAAATTTACTCTCAGTCACCAGTTTCAgttacatttacattttgctggctttctcctctccacgCTTCCCTCGGGAGGTGCTAAATAGGTGCAGATTGACACACCTCAGTAGATTTTAGTCCAGATCctggcagaagcagagaagcttCTGAAGAGAAGCTGCTACCATTTTAAGCAAGCTGTCTAAATGattttttgttgccttttcaGAATTTCCATTATGATAACTGATcatgcttctttatttttttgcttttctcttcaacGTCTTTCAGCACCTCTTGCAGTTTCTTGGAATTCTGTGTCAAGAACACCAGGCTCTCTTTAAAGTTGCCAGTCCCATGCTCCCGACAGCTATTCTCAAGCCCATCGAACCACTGCAAGATCTTCTCAAGCTCAGCCTGCACAGccttctgctcctccagctccgCTTGAAGAGCCTGCCCGGCGGATGCCTCAGCTCGGTactgctcctgcagctggcGGGTCTCATCCTGGAGTGCCTGGAACTGCTCTTTGCTATAGGAATATTGCTCGTGGACCTTGTCCTCGGGAAGGAGCACATTCTCGGGGATGTTTAACACCAGCTGCAGAAGCACTTCTTCCATTTTGCTGAAGAGTTTGTCAAAGTGACCCTTCATgaagaggaggaatttctctgtgcttttcctgaTTTGAGAGGGGCTGATTTTACAGCCAGGAATCCCGTCCAGCTTCTTCAGGATCACACTCTCAACCACCAGCATCACTTCAAACAGGTAGTCCTGGAATGCAATGTAGATGCGCAGCATACATGTCTGTGGGGTGAAGCCGAAGAACTGCGCCTCGTAGGCCATGGGGTTGACCGACATGGTGGCAGAGAAGAGCAGGCCCCAGGGAGCCAGACCTGGAGCTGGCGGGGAGCGCTGAGCCTCAGGAGTCGAGTCCTGGGAAGACAGGCCTGGAGCTGGTGAGGAATGCTGAGCACGGGGAGCTGGGCCTGGTGCTGGTAAGCGAGGAGCACTGAGTCCCAGGAAGAGAGGCCTGGAGCTGTCGAGGAATGCTGAAACCAGGGAGTTGGGCCTGGAGCTATTGGGAAGCACTGAGTCTTCAGGAGCTGGGTCTGCTGCTGAGTGAGCGCAGCAGGAGCTGGGCCCGGTGGGAAGCGCTGAACCAAGCAGGGCTTGGCTGTGAGCTGGTGAGGAGCGCTGAGCCTCAGTAGCTGAATCCCAGGAAGATGGGCCTGGAGCTGGTGAGGAACACTGAGCCCAGGGAGCTGGGCCTGGAGCTGGCGAGGAGCACCGAGTCCTAGGGAGAGAGGCCTGATGCTGGTGGGGAGCACTGATCCCAGAGGAAGCCGGGACTGGCGCTAAGCAGGcagtgctgagccctggggagctgggcaAGGCCTGGCTGCAAGCTGGCAAGAAGTGCTGAGCCTCAAGAGCTGAGTCCTGGGAAGACAGGCCTGGAGCTGGCGAGGAATGCTGAGCAGGGAGTCAGTCCTGGAGCTGGTGAGTGAGGAGCACTGAGTCCCAGGAAGAGAGGCCTGGAGCTGGTGGGAAGCGCTGGGTCCTGGGGAGCTGGGCCTGGTGAGAAGCGCTGAGCCGAGCAGGGCCCAGCTGTGAGCTGGCGAGGAGCTGTGAGCTGGCGAGGAGCACTGAGCCCGAGGAGCCCGGCACAGAGCTGAGGCGGCTCCGCTGTCCGCAGCGCAGCCCCGAGCCCCACCTCAGCCCCGGTCCCCGCCGCTTCCCGCCTCGTTTGAACGCCCCGCGCGCGCCGCCCGGCGCCGCCAATCAGAAGCCGCCAGGGTGACACGCGCCAACCAGTCAACGAGCGCCGCGGCGCCTTGTGGGCGGGGAAATGGGATCGACCAATGACAGCGCACGAATGGGTGGGCGGGGAACGTCTCTCAGCCAATGAGAGTGCAGAAAGGGGCGGGGACAGAGGAGTCTCTTGGCCAGTGAAAGCGCAGCGCGGGGGAGGCGGGAAAAGCCTCTCGACCAATGaaagtgcagagaggagagcgGGGAAAGCCGCTCGGCCAATGAGAGCGCAGCTCGAGGGCGGGGCGCGCGACGAGGTGGCGGAAGCGGAAGCGGCGCGAGGACGGGGGAGGGCGCCAAGATGGCGTACCAGACCTTCCGGCAGGAGTACTTGCAGGTGCCACCCGTGACACGGGCCTACACCACCGCCTGCGTCCTCACCACCGCCGCCGTGGTGAGCGCGGCGGGGCTCCGGGGGGGAGGCAGCTCCAGGGGCCTCGTGGCGGCGGGATTGCTGGGGCTCCGGTGGCGCTGAGCCCCCGTGGCGGCGAGGCGCTCCGGTGTTGGGGGAAGCCTCGGAAGCCCTCGGCGGGCGGCTGAGGCAGTGGGTTCAGGGGGTAAGGACAGGCTGCCGTCGTGATGGGGCTCTGGTGTTGGTGGGGCTCCGATGTGTGTGGGGGCTCTCGGTGGCGGCAGGGAGGTCTGGTGGCTGTGGGATCCCATGGTGGTGGCGCTCAGGGTGGCGGGAGCTCTGTGTCGGCGGGGCTCTGGTAGCCAGGGGGCTTCCATGGCAGTGGGGTCCCTGTGGCAAGGAGGCTCCTGTGGCTGTGGGGATTCCCACAGCAAGGTGCTCTGGAGCTAAGGGGGACACACCTGTGCTGGCTCTTTGTGAGCTCTTTTTGGTGCAGAGGAAGGGGGACACTCATTTGGGTGCATGTGGCTTTTTCTTAGTGTATCAATCGCATTAAATGTTCTCTTTCAGCAATTAGAACTGATAACGCCCTTCCAGCTGTATTTCAACCCAGAATTAATATTTAAGCACTTTCAAGTAAGTGTTTTCTGACGTATGGGAGGTTTTTAAGGGCAGTTTGAGTTTGCAAACGCCTGTCCTCTCCTAACTGAGTGTTACAAATGACTGTGGCTTTTAGCATTGATGTTGTTGTTTAAAACAGCTGTAAAGCTGCTATGCTGATCTCTGTGTCTCAGCACAGATCTTGGGCTCGCTTACTGTGAAGGAGAGTGCAGTGGTGGTGTTACTTGCTTTTATGTTTagacaataaaaataacctGGCATGTTTAAAGtccttgtatttttcttatttccaggTATGGAGGTTAATCACAAACTACTTATTCTTTGGACCAGttggctttaattttttatttaacatgatCTTTTTGTATCCTTCCGCAcgtttcttttcttccctcgGAAAGCCGAGCTTCAGAGTACGAGTGGGTTGTTGTGCATTGCCTGTAGGCAAAGGTTCAGTTCTGCTCCTCCCTGAAGTTCTTGGGTGTGTTGTAGTGCCCACCTCAGTGATGTTGCAAATGGCCGTCGACAGAAGCTCCTTCATGGGTTGTCAAGGAACCTGTCATTTGGTTTTATGGTGTTCAGACTTCCTTGTACAAGCCCAATCCTTCTGGCTGGCTCGGATACAGGAGATAATTCCAAGTAACTTTCTTCTCCTGGGTCGCCCTCTCTGCTGAGGCATCTGCAGAGAGGTGGCTGATGAAGTAAATTGATACAAAACTTACCTCTATAGTGAATTATATTTTGAATTGTTTTCGGCTTAGATCTTTAGTTCAACTCCTTTGCAACCACGTTTTCCTGACCTGCAACTTCAGATACCGTTACTGCCGCATGCTTGAAGAAGGCTCTTTCAGAGGTCGGACAGcagattttgtatttatgtTCCTTTTTGGAGGATTTTTAATGACTGTATCCTTTTTCTATTCCAAACTGCTTTAGTGACGCTAAAGAGATGCAAATGAGGACCAAAACCGTGAGGCTACGTTTATCTTAATTCTTAGGGGGACAATTACAAGGAACAACGGTGTTTGTTAGAGTGCTTTTAATGCTCTGTGACTGCTGCTGTTCGATACCGGGCTGGACTGTCAGGCGTTTTGCTGCTTGGCAGGATTATAGAAATGAGATTATCGGATAAAAGAGGACTGCTCAGGGGTGTAATTATACTCAGGCTAAGAAGCACTGGTGCTTCAGTGATTTCATGCAAAATTATACTTTAAAGGGGTTATTCCTGCTGCAGGTACCCTGAATCCCCCTATGGGTGATGAATTCGATCAACTGTAGGTTTGATTTACTTAAGCCTAGTAAAGCAGTGATAAGAATTGTATGGAAAACGTAGGATTACAGGAGTATCCTTCTCACACTTGGCTTCACAACACTTGTTTGGTGAACTGTTTTCTTTAACTGCCTGTCGCAGCTTTTTGGTCTGTTGGTGAACTTGGTTTTCTTGGGTCAGGCATTCACAATTATGCTCGTGTACATTTGGAGCCGCAGGAATCCCTACGTCCGTATGAACTTTTTTGGCCTGCTCATCTTTCAAGCCCCATTTCTGCCCTGGGTATTGATGggcttttccctgcttttgggGAACTCCGTCATTGTGGATCTGCTGGGTAAGCAATTGCAAGAACCACAAGGATCTGTTCCTGCAAATGTTTTACTTGCCTTTTCCTCAGTATTAGTGCCTCCGGTGTATTTATACCAGGcttttctgatttctaaaaATTTTGGCCTATTTTGAGCGGTAACAGGGATATAAAGAGCTTCTGATGCTTCAGCTTTTTATTGCTTGAAATCAGTCCAGGTACGTAATCTGGTGTGGGTACCAGAGTATTGAAGTAAGATAGCTTacattactatttttattaacTCTAATAAGGCTGTAATATCAGCATGTTTAATAATGAAAgcaattttccttctgttaatGGCTTATAGCATAAATTCATCTTTTCACCAGATGTCAGTGTGCTTTGCTggcatttgtatttctgtatctcttagtgtattttctgtgaaagaatcGATGtatgagtttttttttcctgaaaagtctAGTGAAACATTTGAAAGTCATGAAGGAGAAGTGTTGAAAAATCaccatttgccttttctttgtatACCAGGCATTGCTGTTgggcacatttattttttcttagaggATGTCTTTCCCAATCAGCCTGGTGGTGGAAGGCTCCTGAGAACACCAGCTCTCCTGTGAGTATTGGTGTCTGGTTTGGAACGGGTGGAGGAAAAGTGCTTGTATGGAAAAGTGTTTATGATTCAGTCACGTAACCTTCTGGGGAATCGGGCAGCGTGAGACAGAATGTGGGGTGTCTGTACTTCCTCTTTGGTTTAACTTCTGTTGCTGAACAAGGGAGAAGGATCTTACAGATGCATAAGTGGGAGCTAGCGGAGAAGAgccaaagggtttttttgtgttccttAGTTTCTTTGGTGACAGTTGTGAACCTTTGCTCACTGAGCTTTGCCTGTTGGTGGCACCAAAGATGTGTCTCTTAGAGCCCAGCTGTGCGTGAACAGAGTAACTGAGCTGTTAAATCTGTCTAATATCATCTGTAGTTTGTAAATCGTCCTCATGTCACAACTTTGGCAAAAGGCTTCCGTCTCTGTGCTGCTAAGCAGTGTTGCTCCCGCTCGGTTCCCCAGCACGTAGCGGGCTGTAATCGCTGAGCgggctgtgcagcagctggCTGAGAGCAGCTTGCCAAAACAATCAGGTGGCTGAGGCCTTGAAAGCTGAGCTCTGAGACTCTCGGAGTTGTCCAGAGCCAAAGtggttctttttgtttaaactgGCCTCCAAGAAGCCTGGGTAATTAAAATGTCACACTCAGGCCTGTGACTGATTGATTGGCCCAGTACACCAATTTTGTTCAGTATCAGCTCTGTCTTCAGCCGGTGACCGTGCTGGGTGGTGGCTGCAGGAGTGGCAGCCCCAGCGCGGTGGTGCTGGTCTAACTTGCCCGTAGCAGCTGAAAGGTGTTTGTGGTGAGGGCTGCCTTCATATAGGTGCAACTCGAGACAAATTGAGTCACAATATCACATAGGTGCGATAAGGGTTTATTTGAAACTTTCCATCGTCCCAGAGGGTGTGTGCAGGAGGGATCCGAAAGCTGTCGTAGCAATGTCTGGTGCCTCAGTAATTCTCTTCCTCTCAAAAATGTcagcctgctcttgagctgccaTTTAAATCCTTTACATGTCTGTGTTCAGAAAGCTGCTTATGATTCTTGTCCAGGTCTAGAattgggcattttttttctcccagatgctttaattttctttgatgtCTCAGCTGTAATCCTGTAATGCCCctggtattttcttctttcttcttctgaaaaccTCTCTGGAATGGCGTGTCACTCCGGGTGAAGAGCAGTA
This region includes:
- the MIS12 gene encoding protein MIS12 homolog is translated as MSVNPMAYEAQFFGFTPQTCMLRIYIAFQDYLFEVMLVVESVILKKLDGIPGCKISPSQIRKSTEKFLLFMKGHFDKLFSKMEEVLLQLVLNIPENVLLPEDKVHEQYSYSKEQFQALQDETRQLQEQYRAEASAGQALQAELEEQKAVQAELEKILQWFDGLENSCREHGTGNFKESLVFLTQNSKKLQEVLKDVEEKSKKIKKHDQLS
- the DERL2 gene encoding derlin-2, producing the protein MAYQTFRQEYLQVPPVTRAYTTACVLTTAAVQLELITPFQLYFNPELIFKHFQVWRLITNYLFFGPVGFNFLFNMIFLYRYCRMLEEGSFRGRTADFVFMFLFGGFLMTLFGLLVNLVFLGQAFTIMLVYIWSRRNPYVRMNFFGLLIFQAPFLPWVLMGFSLLLGNSVIVDLLGIAVGHIYFFLEDVFPNQPGGGRLLRTPALLKAIFDTPEDDPNYNPLPEERPGGFAWGEGQRLGG